The Ziziphus jujuba cultivar Dongzao chromosome 7, ASM3175591v1 genome includes a region encoding these proteins:
- the LOC132804444 gene encoding uncharacterized protein LOC132804444 gives MSSSEVVVEEARGREVIPEAARKGRGRSKSKDVLTAMETKVVKMELVVADMMERLDRVEQGMEELGGRVKDQVGELRGTMQDTNEANTEAWRQESQAFQAKVMETLSLMQAQLDEFKKSLEETRGDWALCKRAATSGTVTTQQIVSTPRVDAPKPKEFSGRRDAKELDNYMWHMERYFEDFQDEKQKVNTATLYLTNLAAVWWRRKHEEMKKGICAINSWEDLKSELKKQFYPENVANDARKRMKELKHQRSICEYVEQFSGLMLQIPNMSEEDLLFNFMNGLQPWACQELQRRGVQDISTVLTMAETLVEYRRGESSNPKPKNNYIKGGGAKFHKTPQSKEVPRRPPLPNKDWKKGGKPEFKPKENCFLCDGPHWARDCPKRKSLSAMLEERETQEHTQMGCLQLLNSLKASPIPTNNTKNNSLMYVAARINGKDTQVMVDTGVSHNFIRKEEAMRFGLKLKSQWWLKTMNAEVKPLDGMARNVELHLGTWQGNVNFSVAPMDDFDIVLGMEFLREFNVVPLPRYNTVCIMEGGPCMIPTMHKPSTSNRLSAMQLKK, from the coding sequence atgtcttcatcagaggttgtggttgaagaagcaaggggaagggaggtcatccctgaagctgcaaggaagggacgtgggcgctcaaagtcgaaggacgttctcaccgccatggagaccaaggtggtcaagatggagttggtcGTTGCCGACATGATGGAGCGGCTTGATCgggtggagcaaggcatggaggagctcggTGGTCGAGTGAAagaccaagtgggggagcttagaggtaccatgcaagacaccaacgaggccaacaccgaggcgtGGCGTCaagaaagccaagctttccaagcAAAGGTAAtggaaaccttgtcccttatgcaagctcaattagatgagtttaagaagagtttagaggagacACGTGGGGATTGGGCGTTATGCAagagagctgcaactagtggcacAGTCACTacccaacaaatagtctctactccaagggtagatgctcccaagcccaaggaatttagtgggagaagggatgcaaaggagttggacaactacatgtggcatATGGAACGGTACTTCGAGGATTTCCAAGAcgagaagcaaaaggtaaacaccgctaccctctatcttactaatcttgctgcggtatggtggcgtagaaagcatgaagaaatgaagaaaggcatatgcgctatcaattcttgggaagatttaaagagtgaattgaagaagcaattctatcccgagaatgtggcgaatgatgctaggaaacgcatgaaggagttgaagcaccaacgATCCATCTgtgaatatgtggagcaattctctgggttaatgctccaaattcccaacatgagtgaggaggatctccttttcaacttcatgaatgggttgcaaccgtgggcatgccaagagcttcaacgaaggggagtacaagatatttccactgTCCTCACTATGGCCGAAACGCTTGTCGAATATAGGCGAGGTGAGTCTTCCAACCCTAAGCctaagaataattatattaaaggtgggggagccaagttccataaaactccccaaagtaaggaggttccaagaaggccaccactacctaacaaagattggaagaaaggaggcaagcccgaattcaagccgaaggaaaattgcttcttatgtgatggtccccattgggctagagattgtccgaagaggaagtccttaagtgccatgctcgaagagagggaaactcaagaGCACACACAAATGGGTTGTCTACAACTCCTCAACTCACTGAAGGCTagtccaatcccaaccaacaaTACAAAGAACAACTCCCTAATGTACGTGGCGGCGCGTATCAACGGGAAAGATACCCAAGTCATGGTAGACACCGGCGTATCTCACAACTTCATAAggaaggaggaggccatgaggTTTGGCCTCAAACTCAAAAGTCAATGGTGGTTGAAAACAATGAATGCGGAGGTTAAACCGCTAGATGGCATGGCCCGTAACGTGGAGTTGCACCttggcacttggcaaggtaacgtaaacttctccgttgctcctatggatgattttgatattgtacttggcatggaattcCTTAGGGAATTCAATGTGGTCccactccctcgctacaacacggtgtgCATAATGGAGGGAGGACCTTGCATGATTCCAACaatgcacaagccaagtacttccaaccGCCTCTCCGCCATGCAACTCAAGAAATGA